One genomic window of Ornithorhynchus anatinus isolate Pmale09 chromosome 10, mOrnAna1.pri.v4, whole genome shotgun sequence includes the following:
- the ITPRIPL1 gene encoding LOW QUALITY PROTEIN: inositol 1,4,5-trisphosphate receptor-interacting protein-like 1 (The sequence of the model RefSeq protein was modified relative to this genomic sequence to represent the inferred CDS: deleted 1 base in 1 codon), with protein sequence MPPSPPVSFRPAGPLGPRPGRPGSPGGPEAEEPGRAARSGPSRGNAGVGDRRPAPPRLPAGPPRLARRAPGPPGRGGGPRGPPGVGAAPTAAPAPPLPPPQMQATSVALSGLLFLAVMSVVQRPLMVSDRTDPATLARSRRLEKLSLRSPGGGGRVSGWILSNLANLGVLGLFLLFEVLRQNLRHGASSDPGSEEEEEEGPGAPDDGFLERCLEASPRVGPATCEFAESFVDDLLESCRALSRRRELLRLEDCLGLGPAFERRGPPRDPPELRVLVPVPPPRGEAFLPEPPPPPPARPRSGRIAVGPECPCERRKAPGGRAVPGAAAGGH encoded by the exons atgcccccgtccccccccgtctCCTTTCGACCCGCCGGTCCCCTCGGCCCCCGTCCCGGTCGCCCCGGGTCGCCCGGCGGGCcggaggcggaggagccgggccgcgccgcccggTCCGGGCCGTCGCGGGGAAACGCCGGGGTGGGGGATcggcggcccgccccgccccggctccccgccgGCCCTCCCCGCCTCGCACGtcgggcccccggcccgcccggtcgGGGGGGAGGGCCGCGGGGGCCCCCCGGGGTCGGCGCCGCCCcgaccgccgcccccgccccccctctgCCGCCGCCGCAGATGCAGGCGACCTCCGTGGCTCTGTCGGGCCTCCTGTTCCTGGCCGTGATGTCCGTCGTCCAACGTCCCCTGATGGTCAGCGACCGGACGGACCCGGCCACCCTGGCCCGGAGCCGCCGGCTGGAgaagctctctctaaggtcaccc gggggcggcgggagggtctCCGGCTGGATCCTCAGCAACCTGGCGAACCTGGGCGTCctgggcctcttcctcctcttcgaaGTCCTGCGGCAGAACCTGCGGCACGGAGCCTCCTCCGACCCCGGCAGC gaggaggaggaggaggaggggccgggggccccggaCGACGGCTTCCTGGAGCGCTGCCTCGAGGCCTCCCCCCGGGTAGGGCCCGCCACCTGCGAGTTCGCGGAGAGCTTCGTGGACGACCTGCTGGAGAGCTGCCGGGCCCTGAGCCGCCGGCGGGAGCTCCTGCGGCTGGAGGACtgcctggggctggggccggccTTCGAGCGGCGGGGCCCGCCGCGGGAC CCCCCGGAGCTGCGGGTCCTGGTGCCCGTGCCGCCCCCGCGGGGCGAGGCCTTCCTCCCggagccgccgcccccgccgccggcccggccgcGCTCCGGCCGGATCGCCGTGGGCCCCGAGTGCCCGTGCGAGCGCCGGAAGGCGCCGGGGGGACGTGCTGTGCCTGGTGCGGCGGCGGGTgggcactaa